In the Heptranchias perlo isolate sHepPer1 unplaced genomic scaffold, sHepPer1.hap1 HAP1_SCAFFOLD_60, whole genome shotgun sequence genome, one interval contains:
- the LOC137316833 gene encoding zinc finger protein 436-like has protein sequence MGFTQSSNLLTHQRIHTGERPFTCSVCGSGFTQSSHLIEHQLVHTDKRLFKCSVCEKSFKRKSDLLTHQRTHTGERPFTCSVCGKGFTRSSSLLTHQRVHSGERLFTCSVCGKSFTRSSHLLRHQQVHTGERPFTCFICGKGFAQSSTLLTHQRVHTGQRPFTCFICGKRFTQSSTLLTHQRVHTGERPFTCSVCGKEFTCSSGLIEHQLVHTDKRLFKCSNCEKSFKRTWDLLRHERIHTGERLITCFVCGMGFTQSSHLLSHQRDPM, from the coding sequence atgggattcactcagtcatccaacctgctgacacaccagcgaattcacactggggagaggccgttcacctgctccgtgtgtgggagcggattcactcaatcttcccacctcattgaacatcagcttgttcacactgataagagactttttaaatgctctgtctgtgagaaaagctttaaaagaaaaagtgatctgctgacacaccaacgcactcacactggggagaggccgttcacctgctccgtgtgtgggaagggattcactcggtcatccagcctactgacacaccagcgagttcacagtggggagaggctgttcacctgctccgtgtgtgggaagagtttcactcgatcatcccacctgctgagacatcagcaagttcacactggtgagaggccattcacctgcttcatatgtgggaagggattcgctcagtcatccaccctgcttacacaccagcgagttcacacagggcagaggccgttcacttgcttcatatgtgggaagagattcactcagtcatccaccctgctgacacaccagcgagttcacactggggagaggccattcacctgctccgtgtgtgggaaggaattcacttgttcatccggcctcattgaacaccaacttgttcacactgataagagactctttaaatgttctaactgtgagaagagctttaaaagaacttgggatctgctgagacatgaacgtattcacactggggagaggctgatcacctgcttcgtgtgtgggatgggattcactcagtcttcccacctgctgagtcaccagcgggatcccatgtga